A single window of Zea mays cultivar B73 chromosome 10, Zm-B73-REFERENCE-NAM-5.0, whole genome shotgun sequence DNA harbors:
- the LOC103642225 gene encoding increased DNA methylation 1 isoform X4, whose translation MAAGRGHAEDMLGFKEDDAMRFIFGEDIMGMEDHGAFDRSLMELQVFKEVFCGAAHNVAATTHLPTEMDLGFVHTSAAAAHLKATETSPSPFVSHAQQQQPAAAATADPQLTMDRSQPNYGPRHDLHPQVQEHAHTRAQQNGTELDDAAFMHRFMGSWQPGDKHAIHLLGLSDDQHPFVGADLDVHAQDIGAGMCNAPGLGCSSSTSAVDDPMPSFIEALAEISEFQSATLLPDPFLHQWFQEQQQFPTNACFSYDQGQMDDTTYPLCASTKDFPDREQHLCYSEEAHSTPTIPHQSHIWFSPGQFTQLDGTTICQEGTPDANISCPDEIDVHGCGSSAVHFGSAAAVSKKALGRDIPDQLEAHAHRLFKDAGWTIKPRKRNDRAKMASYFTAPNKEAVHTSLTQAWKFCGKKLYEASPDTERGRYPKEWSDVDSFWKDLTDAMTYVDRMLANQQNALTLLQRWQILDPFVAVVFISRKITALQQYKTLRAVDSSTFVLDGSSDTSSVSKIMHKASELLTSRMIRLTPLITDSDCSTLATESYNGHQSLQSCHDVEDNNYRDTDPKLSCNESLNYNASDETKHHIDASNDGRQTYAQPKTLNSSVKMSSKKPKRIFDISADGLDETNVATMDMADPGDTNAFEEHIMYSGVSTLKDDMKAETKSEKLDKDDQSSKCDMLLSSVVKQLKDYSTFSDTHCTTRESQSDATTFCHDDKVWKKIVPSHGEFYEDSQSEPTGNTAPVELSHDVLGTYLICDSQICERGTAKMKTKDWLKYMKKRPRELRINDEDLLMTAIVKNKDLGTCHKFASGSSAAKKFKKLKSHKKGNKLLSKIGKAGTNLLGGKRVSLARKTVICWLLATGFLSVKDVIQYRDPKSNKIIKDGMVTWEGIVCNCCKKNLSVSDFMAHAGRSHPQSSLGLFLESGKSYTLCLVEAWSAESMSRRSNAWGRKVEAIDESDDTCGFCGDGGELLCCDNCPSTYHQACLSAKELPEGSWYCHNCTCQVCGGPFSEKEVSTFSAIFKCFQCGDAYHDTCIEQEKLPLEDQISQTWFCGKYCKEIFIGLRSHVGTDNILDSDLSWSILRCNNDGQKLHSVQKIACLAECNMKLAVALTLLEECFIRMVDPRTGVDMIPHVLYNKGSNFARVDYQGFYTVILEKGDEILCVASIRLSTARNVPNSNEHH comes from the exons ATGGCCGCCGGGAGAGGCCACGCGGAGGACATGCTGGGCTTCAAGGAGGACGACGCCATGCGCTTCATCTTCGGCGAAGACATCATGGGAATGGAGGACCACGGCGCCTTCGACAGATCCCTCATGGAGCTTCAGGTTTTCAAGGAGGTCTTCTGCGGGGCCGCCCATAACGTCGCCGCCACCACCCATCTGCCCACCGAGATGGACCTTGGATTCGTCCACACCAGCGCCGCCGCTGCCCACCTCAAGGCCACGGAGACCTCGCCCTCTCCATTTGTCTCCCatgcgcagcagcagcagcctgcTGCCGCTGCCACTGCTGATCCACAGCTCACAATGGATCGTAGCCAGCCAAACTATGGACCTCGCCACGACCTTCACCCCCAGGTTCAGGAGCACGCGCACACTCGTGCGCAGCAAAACGGGACCGAGCTGGATGATGCTGCGTTCATGCACAGATTCATGGGTTCCTGGCAGCCTGGGGATAAGCACGCGATCCATCTGCTCGGCCTATCCGATGACCAACACCCATTCGTCGGCGCAGATTTGGATGTGCACGCGCAAGATATTGGAGCTGGGATGTGCAATGCTCCCGGGCTGGGCTGCAGCAGCAGCACTAGCGCGGTTGATGACCCCATGCCTTCCTTCATAGAAGCGCTAGCGGAGATTTCTGAATTCCAGAGTGCCACTCTCCTTCCAGATCCCTTTTTGCATCAGTGGTTCCAGGAGCAGCAGCAATTCCCTACCAATGCATGCTTCTCTTACGATCAAGGCCAGATGGATGACACCACTTATCCCCTATGTGCAAGTACAAAGGATTTCCCTGACAGAGAGCAGCATCTGTGTTACAGTGAAGAAGCTCATAGTACTCCAACAATACCTCATCAGTCCCATATTTGGTTCAGCCCTGGTCAGTTCACCCAGCTCGATGGCACCACCATTTGCCAGGAAGGCACGCCTGATGCGAATATTAGTTGCCCGGATGAAATTGATGTTCATGGATGCGGCAGCAGCGCGGTACACTTTGGCTCGGCAGCTGCTGTTTCCAAGAAGGCCTTGGGCAGGGATATTCCTGACCAGCTGGAAGCACATGCGCATCGCCTTTTCAAGGACGCTGGATGGACTATTAAGCCACGGAAAAGGAATGACAGGGCTAAGATGGCGTCCTACTTCACAGCTCCAAACAAGGAAGCGGTTCATACCTCACTAACCCAGGCTTGGAAGTTTTGTGGCAAAAAGTTATATGAAGCTTCCCCAGATACAGAAAGGGGAAGGTATCCAAAGGAGTGGTCAGATGTTGATTCGTTTTGGAAGGATCTCACAGATGCAATGACCTATGTTGATAGGATGCTTGCAAACCAGCAAAATGCACTCACGCTTCTCCAACGTTGGCAGATTTTGGATCCTTTTGTAGCTGTTGTGTTCATCAGTAGGAAAATCACTGCTCTGCAGCAATATAAAACTCTTAGAGCTGTCGACAGTTCAACCTTTGTTCTTGATGGCAGCTCAGACACATCATCGGTAAGTAAGATCATGCACAAAGCCAGTGAGCTTTTGACAAGCCGAATGATCCGGTTGACTCCACTGATCACAGACTCTGATTGCAGCACACTTGCAACTGAGAGCTACAACGGGCATCAATCTTTACAGAGCTGTCATGATGTAGAAGACAACAACTATAGGGATACGGACCCAAAGCTTTCCTGCAATGAGAGTCTGAATTACAATGCAAGTGACGAGACAAAACATCACATCGATGCAAGTAATGATGGAAGACAAACTTATGCTCAACCAAAAACTCTTAATAGCTCTGTAAAAATGTCAAGCAAGAAACCGAAAAGAATATTTGATATTAGTGCAGATGGACTGGACGAGACCAATGTAGCAACTATGGACATGGCTGACCCAGGAGACACTAATGCCTTTGAGGAACACATTATGTATTCAGGTGTTAGCACACTAAAAGACGATATGAAAGCTGAAACAAAATCAGAAAAGCTAGATAAAGATGATCAAAGCAGCAAGTGTGACATGCTCCTCTCTTCAGTGGTCAAGCAACTTAAGGATTACAGTACATTCTCAGATACCCATTGTACTACAAGGGAGTCACAGTCAGATGCCACAACATTCTGCCATGATGACAAGGTCTGGAAAAAGATAGTCCCATCCCATGGAGAATTTTATGAGGATTCACAGAGTGAGCCAACAGGAAATACTGCACCTGTTGAATTATCCCATGATGTTCTGGGAACTTATCTAATCTGTGACTCACAAATCTGCGAGAGAGGCACTGCCAAAATGAAAACGAAGGATTGGTTGAAGTACATGAAGAAAAGACCTCGCGAGTTGCGGATCAATGATGAGGACCTTTTGATGACAGCTATAGTGAAAAACAAGGACCTTGGCACCTGTCACAAATTTGCTTCAGGTTCTTCAGCCGCAAAGAAGTTTAAGAAGCTGAAGAGCCACAAGAAAGGTAACAAGCTACTTTCTAAAATTGGGAAAGCTGGCACAAACCTATTGGGTGGAAAGAGAGTAAGTTTGGCCCGTAAAACTGTAATCTGCTGGTTGCTTGCGACTGGCTTTCTGAGCGTAAAAGATGTGATACAGTACCGGGATCCAAAAAGTAATAAAATTATAAAGGATGGGATGGTTACCTGGGAAGGTATTGTTTGCAATTGCTGCAAAAAAAACTTATCCGTATCTGATTTCATGGCTCATGCTGGTCGTAGTCACCCACAGTCCTCATTGGGCCTCTTTCTAGAGTCTGGCAAGTCATACACTTTGTGCCTGGTTGAGGCTTGGTCTGCTGAATCTATGAGCAGGAGAAGCAATGCATGGGGTAGAAAAGTTGAGGCAATAGATGAAAGTGATGACACCTGTGGTTTCTGTGGAGATGGTGGTGAATTACTTTGCTGTGACAATTGCCCATCGACATATCATCAAGCTTGCTTGTCTGCTAAG GAGCTTCCAGAAGGTAGTTGGTACTGCCATAATTGCACTTGTCAGGTTTGTGGGGGGCCATTTAGTGAAAAGGAGGTTTCAACATTCTCGGCGATTTTCAAATGTTTCCAATGCGGAGATGCAT ACCATGACACTTGCATTGAACAAGAGAAGCTACCTCTTGAGGATCAAATATCTCAGACATGGTTTTGTGGGAAATACTGTAAAGAG ATATTCATAGGGCTGCGTAGTCATGTCGGGACAGATAATATTCTTGACAGTGACCTTTCATGGTCCATACTGAGATGCAACAATGACGGGCAGAAGCTACATTCTGTTCAGAAGATTGCCTGTTTGGCAGAATGTAATATGAAATTAGCAGTGGCTCTTACTCTATTGGAGGAATGTTTCATTCGTATGGTGGATCCTAGAACTGGTGTGGACATGATACCCCATGTTTTATACAACAAGGG ATCAAACTTTGCTCGTGTGGATTATCAGGGATTCTATACTGTAATCCTGGAGAAAGGTGATGAAATATTATGTGTGGCTTCTATCAG ACTTTCGACGGCAAGGAATGTGCCGAATTCTAATGAGCATCATTGA
- the LOC103642225 gene encoding increased DNA methylation 1 isoform X3 has protein sequence MAAGRGHAEDMLGFKEDDAMRFIFGEDIMGMEDHGAFDRSLMELQVFKEVFCGAAHNVAATTHLPTEMDLGFVHTSAAAAHLKATETSPSPFVSHAQQQQPAAAATADPQLTMDRSQPNYGPRHDLHPQVQEHAHTRAQQNGTELDDAAFMHRFMGSWQPGDKHAIHLLGLSDDQHPFVGADLDVHAQDIGAGMCNAPGLGCSSSTSAVDDPMPSFIEALAEISEFQSATLLPDPFLHQWFQEQQQFPTNACFSYDQGQMDDTTYPLCASTKDFPDREQHLCYSEEAHSTPTIPHQSHIWFSPGQFTQLDGTTICQEGTPDANISCPDEIDVHGCGSSAVHFGSAAAVSKKALGRDIPDQLEAHAHRLFKDAGWTIKPRKRNDRAKMASYFTAPNKEAVHTSLTQAWKFCGKKLYEASPDTERGRYPKEWSDVDSFWKDLTDAMTYVDRMLANQQNALTLLQRWQILDPFVAVVFISRKITALQQYKTLRAVDSSTFVLDGSSDTSSVSKIMHKASELLTSRMIRLTPLITDSDCSTLATESYNGHQSLQSCHDVEDNNYRDTDPKLSCNESLNYNASDETKHHIDASNDGRQTYAQPKTLNSSVKMSSKKPKRIFDISADGLDETNVATMDMADPGDTNAFEEHIMYSGVSTLKDDMKAETKSEKLDKDDQSSKCDMLLSSVVKQLKDYSTFSDTHCTTRESQSDATTFCHDDKVWKKIVPSHGEFYEDSQSEPTGNTAPVELSHDVLGTYLICDSQICERGTAKMKTKDWLKYMKKRPRELRINDEDLLMTAIVKNKDLGTCHKFASGSSAAKKFKKLKSHKKGNKLLSKIGKAGTNLLGGKRVSLARKTVICWLLATGFLSVKDVIQYRDPKSNKIIKDGMVTWEGIVCNCCKKNLSVSDFMAHAGRSHPQSSLGLFLESGKSYTLCLVEAWSAESMSRRSNAWGRKVEAIDESDDTCGFCGDGGELLCCDNCPSTYHQACLSAKELPEGSWYCHNCTCQVCGGPFSEKEVSTFSAIFKCFQCGDAYMFSLADHDTCIEQEKLPLEDQISQTWFCGKYCKEIFIGLRSHVGTDNILDSDLSWSILRCNNDGQKLHSVQKIACLAECNMKLAVALTLLEECFIRMVDPRTGVDMIPHVLYNKGSNFARVDYQGFYTVILEKGDEILCVASIRLSTARNVPNSNEHH, from the exons ATGGCCGCCGGGAGAGGCCACGCGGAGGACATGCTGGGCTTCAAGGAGGACGACGCCATGCGCTTCATCTTCGGCGAAGACATCATGGGAATGGAGGACCACGGCGCCTTCGACAGATCCCTCATGGAGCTTCAGGTTTTCAAGGAGGTCTTCTGCGGGGCCGCCCATAACGTCGCCGCCACCACCCATCTGCCCACCGAGATGGACCTTGGATTCGTCCACACCAGCGCCGCCGCTGCCCACCTCAAGGCCACGGAGACCTCGCCCTCTCCATTTGTCTCCCatgcgcagcagcagcagcctgcTGCCGCTGCCACTGCTGATCCACAGCTCACAATGGATCGTAGCCAGCCAAACTATGGACCTCGCCACGACCTTCACCCCCAGGTTCAGGAGCACGCGCACACTCGTGCGCAGCAAAACGGGACCGAGCTGGATGATGCTGCGTTCATGCACAGATTCATGGGTTCCTGGCAGCCTGGGGATAAGCACGCGATCCATCTGCTCGGCCTATCCGATGACCAACACCCATTCGTCGGCGCAGATTTGGATGTGCACGCGCAAGATATTGGAGCTGGGATGTGCAATGCTCCCGGGCTGGGCTGCAGCAGCAGCACTAGCGCGGTTGATGACCCCATGCCTTCCTTCATAGAAGCGCTAGCGGAGATTTCTGAATTCCAGAGTGCCACTCTCCTTCCAGATCCCTTTTTGCATCAGTGGTTCCAGGAGCAGCAGCAATTCCCTACCAATGCATGCTTCTCTTACGATCAAGGCCAGATGGATGACACCACTTATCCCCTATGTGCAAGTACAAAGGATTTCCCTGACAGAGAGCAGCATCTGTGTTACAGTGAAGAAGCTCATAGTACTCCAACAATACCTCATCAGTCCCATATTTGGTTCAGCCCTGGTCAGTTCACCCAGCTCGATGGCACCACCATTTGCCAGGAAGGCACGCCTGATGCGAATATTAGTTGCCCGGATGAAATTGATGTTCATGGATGCGGCAGCAGCGCGGTACACTTTGGCTCGGCAGCTGCTGTTTCCAAGAAGGCCTTGGGCAGGGATATTCCTGACCAGCTGGAAGCACATGCGCATCGCCTTTTCAAGGACGCTGGATGGACTATTAAGCCACGGAAAAGGAATGACAGGGCTAAGATGGCGTCCTACTTCACAGCTCCAAACAAGGAAGCGGTTCATACCTCACTAACCCAGGCTTGGAAGTTTTGTGGCAAAAAGTTATATGAAGCTTCCCCAGATACAGAAAGGGGAAGGTATCCAAAGGAGTGGTCAGATGTTGATTCGTTTTGGAAGGATCTCACAGATGCAATGACCTATGTTGATAGGATGCTTGCAAACCAGCAAAATGCACTCACGCTTCTCCAACGTTGGCAGATTTTGGATCCTTTTGTAGCTGTTGTGTTCATCAGTAGGAAAATCACTGCTCTGCAGCAATATAAAACTCTTAGAGCTGTCGACAGTTCAACCTTTGTTCTTGATGGCAGCTCAGACACATCATCGGTAAGTAAGATCATGCACAAAGCCAGTGAGCTTTTGACAAGCCGAATGATCCGGTTGACTCCACTGATCACAGACTCTGATTGCAGCACACTTGCAACTGAGAGCTACAACGGGCATCAATCTTTACAGAGCTGTCATGATGTAGAAGACAACAACTATAGGGATACGGACCCAAAGCTTTCCTGCAATGAGAGTCTGAATTACAATGCAAGTGACGAGACAAAACATCACATCGATGCAAGTAATGATGGAAGACAAACTTATGCTCAACCAAAAACTCTTAATAGCTCTGTAAAAATGTCAAGCAAGAAACCGAAAAGAATATTTGATATTAGTGCAGATGGACTGGACGAGACCAATGTAGCAACTATGGACATGGCTGACCCAGGAGACACTAATGCCTTTGAGGAACACATTATGTATTCAGGTGTTAGCACACTAAAAGACGATATGAAAGCTGAAACAAAATCAGAAAAGCTAGATAAAGATGATCAAAGCAGCAAGTGTGACATGCTCCTCTCTTCAGTGGTCAAGCAACTTAAGGATTACAGTACATTCTCAGATACCCATTGTACTACAAGGGAGTCACAGTCAGATGCCACAACATTCTGCCATGATGACAAGGTCTGGAAAAAGATAGTCCCATCCCATGGAGAATTTTATGAGGATTCACAGAGTGAGCCAACAGGAAATACTGCACCTGTTGAATTATCCCATGATGTTCTGGGAACTTATCTAATCTGTGACTCACAAATCTGCGAGAGAGGCACTGCCAAAATGAAAACGAAGGATTGGTTGAAGTACATGAAGAAAAGACCTCGCGAGTTGCGGATCAATGATGAGGACCTTTTGATGACAGCTATAGTGAAAAACAAGGACCTTGGCACCTGTCACAAATTTGCTTCAGGTTCTTCAGCCGCAAAGAAGTTTAAGAAGCTGAAGAGCCACAAGAAAGGTAACAAGCTACTTTCTAAAATTGGGAAAGCTGGCACAAACCTATTGGGTGGAAAGAGAGTAAGTTTGGCCCGTAAAACTGTAATCTGCTGGTTGCTTGCGACTGGCTTTCTGAGCGTAAAAGATGTGATACAGTACCGGGATCCAAAAAGTAATAAAATTATAAAGGATGGGATGGTTACCTGGGAAGGTATTGTTTGCAATTGCTGCAAAAAAAACTTATCCGTATCTGATTTCATGGCTCATGCTGGTCGTAGTCACCCACAGTCCTCATTGGGCCTCTTTCTAGAGTCTGGCAAGTCATACACTTTGTGCCTGGTTGAGGCTTGGTCTGCTGAATCTATGAGCAGGAGAAGCAATGCATGGGGTAGAAAAGTTGAGGCAATAGATGAAAGTGATGACACCTGTGGTTTCTGTGGAGATGGTGGTGAATTACTTTGCTGTGACAATTGCCCATCGACATATCATCAAGCTTGCTTGTCTGCTAAG GAGCTTCCAGAAGGTAGTTGGTACTGCCATAATTGCACTTGTCAGGTTTGTGGGGGGCCATTTAGTGAAAAGGAGGTTTCAACATTCTCGGCGATTTTCAAATGTTTCCAATGCGGAGATGCAT ATATGTTTTCATTGGCAGACCATGACACTTGCATTGAACAAGAGAAGCTACCTCTTGAGGATCAAATATCTCAGACATGGTTTTGTGGGAAATACTGTAAAGAG ATATTCATAGGGCTGCGTAGTCATGTCGGGACAGATAATATTCTTGACAGTGACCTTTCATGGTCCATACTGAGATGCAACAATGACGGGCAGAAGCTACATTCTGTTCAGAAGATTGCCTGTTTGGCAGAATGTAATATGAAATTAGCAGTGGCTCTTACTCTATTGGAGGAATGTTTCATTCGTATGGTGGATCCTAGAACTGGTGTGGACATGATACCCCATGTTTTATACAACAAGGG ATCAAACTTTGCTCGTGTGGATTATCAGGGATTCTATACTGTAATCCTGGAGAAAGGTGATGAAATATTATGTGTGGCTTCTATCAG ACTTTCGACGGCAAGGAATGTGCCGAATTCTAATGAGCATCATTGA